One Phenylobacterium hankyongense DNA segment encodes these proteins:
- a CDS encoding TonB-dependent receptor plug domain-containing protein, protein MARADEAPPPQSGSGALGALSLDELSEIKVTSVSKRAEPISQAPSSVYVITNDAIRRSGAISIPEALRNAPNLEVMRIDALDYSITARGFAGFEAANKLLVLIDGRSVYTPLFSGVDWDQNQVLLDDVDRIEVISGPGGTLWGANAVNGVVNITTRSAFDTQGSLAEVNLGSLDSDVRLRYGGQLGESAAGRIYFTAFRRGELRKDDGAHANDGWDGVQGGFRTDWAGDRDTLTLQGDAHDGTISDSLGLPGYVRGGNVLGRWTRRMENGSTVELQAYYDQFARNARLIHDGLKTYDIQAQHAFSWLGRHQIIWGGGYRITEDDFYTLTEPQLLTPTHRRVDIGNLFAQDEFAVRTDLTLTLGLKLETNTYTRAELMPNARLGWRVSDRQFLWAAVSRAVRNPSRIERDFSLPGIVDPGHMGSEKLIAYELGYRGRMTDAANVSVSLYYNAYDQLRTNDLSPGGVLPIYVGNSMEGDTYGIEAWADYDVRSWWRLSVGGSILGKDFRLKPGSLDIAQFEAAGVDPDYWVKLRSQMRLGDRVTLDAGLRYYDAIPTSQASGYVGAKAYLDGDLRLAWRVTDALELSLVGQNLLHDRHAEASESRRDKIQRSVLLGLRWVH, encoded by the coding sequence GTGGCGCGGGCCGACGAAGCGCCCCCTCCGCAATCGGGCTCAGGCGCGCTCGGCGCCCTCTCCCTGGACGAGCTTTCCGAGATCAAGGTCACCTCGGTGTCCAAGCGCGCCGAGCCGATCAGCCAGGCCCCCTCGTCCGTCTACGTCATCACTAACGACGCCATCCGCCGCTCCGGCGCGATCAGCATTCCCGAAGCCCTGCGCAATGCGCCGAACCTCGAGGTGATGCGGATCGACGCCCTGGATTATTCGATCACCGCGCGCGGCTTCGCCGGCTTCGAGGCGGCCAACAAGCTGCTGGTGCTGATCGACGGGCGCAGCGTCTACACCCCGCTGTTCTCCGGCGTGGACTGGGACCAGAACCAGGTCCTGCTCGACGATGTCGACCGGATCGAGGTGATCAGCGGTCCCGGCGGCACCCTGTGGGGGGCCAACGCGGTCAACGGCGTGGTCAACATCACCACCCGCAGCGCCTTCGACACGCAAGGCTCCCTGGCCGAGGTCAATCTCGGATCTCTCGATAGCGACGTCCGGCTTCGCTACGGCGGACAGCTCGGGGAGTCCGCCGCCGGCCGCATCTACTTCACGGCCTTCAGGCGCGGCGAGCTGCGCAAGGACGACGGCGCCCATGCCAACGACGGCTGGGACGGCGTGCAGGGCGGCTTCCGCACCGACTGGGCCGGCGACCGGGACACCCTCACCCTGCAGGGCGACGCCCACGACGGCACGATCAGCGACTCCCTGGGTCTGCCCGGCTATGTGCGCGGCGGCAACGTCCTGGGCCGCTGGACGCGGCGGATGGAGAACGGCTCCACCGTCGAGCTGCAGGCCTACTACGACCAGTTCGCCCGCAACGCGCGGCTGATCCACGACGGCCTGAAGACCTATGACATCCAGGCGCAGCACGCCTTCAGCTGGCTGGGCCGCCACCAGATCATCTGGGGCGGCGGCTACCGCATCACCGAGGACGACTTCTACACGCTCACCGAACCGCAGCTGCTGACCCCGACCCACCGTCGCGTCGACATCGGCAACCTGTTCGCCCAGGACGAGTTCGCGGTGCGGACCGACCTGACCCTCACGCTGGGGCTGAAGCTCGAGACCAACACCTATACCCGCGCCGAGCTGATGCCGAACGCCCGCCTGGGGTGGCGGGTGTCGGACCGGCAGTTCCTGTGGGCGGCGGTGTCGCGGGCGGTGCGCAATCCCTCGCGGATCGAGCGCGACTTCTCCCTCCCCGGGATCGTCGATCCGGGCCACATGGGCTCGGAGAAGCTGATCGCCTACGAACTGGGCTACCGCGGGCGGATGACGGACGCCGCCAACGTCTCCGTTTCGCTCTACTACAACGCCTACGATCAGCTGCGGACCAACGACCTCAGCCCCGGCGGGGTGCTGCCGATCTATGTGGGCAACTCCATGGAGGGCGACACCTACGGGATCGAGGCCTGGGCCGACTACGACGTACGCTCCTGGTGGCGGCTCAGCGTCGGCGGATCGATCCTGGGCAAGGACTTCCGGCTGAAGCCCGGCAGCCTCGACATCGCCCAGTTCGAGGCCGCCGGGGTCGATCCCGACTACTGGGTCAAGCTGCGCTCGCAGATGCGGCTTGGCGACCGGGTCACGCTGGACGCCGGCCTGCGCTACTACGACGCCATCCCGACCTCGCAGGCCTCCGGCTATGTCGGCGCAAAGGCCTATCTGGACGGCGACCTGCGGCTGGCTTGGCGGGTCACCGACGCCCTGGAGCTCTCTCTGGTCGGGCAGAACCTGCTGCACGACCGGCACGCCGAAGCGAGCGAGTCCCGGCGCGACAAAATCCAGCGCAGCGTCCTCCTCGGCCTTCGCTGGGTCCACTGA
- a CDS encoding YfiR family protein yields the protein MRRALGLLTLAALCAAATVGGAWAQPTLEFSVKAAFLTKFPAFVTWPESAMTPSEPLRICVVGDDPFGPALEQSAQGRALEDHPLAVRRLAVVDRASGCHVLYALGSSRQSAAQALQAVRGAPVLTVTDAAQGGARGMIHFVVFQDRVRFQIDALQAAQSGLSMSSKLLALALTVKR from the coding sequence GTGCGCAGAGCCCTGGGTCTGCTGACGCTCGCCGCGCTGTGCGCCGCGGCGACGGTCGGCGGCGCGTGGGCGCAGCCGACCCTGGAGTTCTCCGTCAAGGCCGCCTTCCTGACCAAGTTCCCGGCCTTCGTGACCTGGCCGGAAAGCGCCATGACGCCGTCGGAGCCGCTGCGCATCTGCGTGGTGGGCGACGACCCCTTCGGCCCCGCCCTGGAGCAGAGCGCGCAGGGCCGGGCGCTGGAGGACCACCCGCTCGCGGTGCGCCGGCTGGCCGTCGTCGACCGCGCCAGCGGCTGCCACGTGCTCTACGCTCTCGGTTCTTCGCGGCAGTCCGCGGCCCAGGCGCTGCAGGCCGTGCGCGGCGCGCCCGTGCTCACAGTCACCGATGCGGCGCAGGGAGGCGCGCGCGGCATGATCCACTTCGTGGTGTTCCAGGATCGCGTCCGGTTCCAGATCGACGCCCTCCAGGCGGCGCAGAGCGGCCTGTCGATGAGCTCAAAGCTGCTGGCCCTGGCGCTGACGGTGAAGCGATGA
- a CDS encoding ATP-binding protein, translating into MNLAWASVVGLLIAGVLLGSRAEIAYRHQAQRQAQVQAEILAASVTAALAFDDRPTIREYVDALRVNPQVAIAAVYDAAGDPVVTYARNGSHAAPPRIGPPGSRTTQGVVRVTTPVTEHEVQLGKVYVETLPEPLSSVLARHSGLGLLLVMAFLLLGLITRAAAQLQRRAEQLADANARLQVEMAERERAEEALRQSQKMESLGQLTGGVAHDFNNLLTVIMGGLETIGRHLAKLPSNAENARLHRARDMAMYGAERAATLTARLLAFSRRQPLQPQAIDPNRLVNGMSELLQRTLGETVTLQIVLGAGLWRTHADPGQLENAVLNLAVNARDAMEGGGRLTIETANASLDSGYVEQLPETLAAGQYVLIAVTDTGSGMDEETVTRAFEPFFTTKDVGKGTGLGLSQVYGFVRQSGGVVRIYSEPGQGTTVKIYLPRFLGAEQEIATPRALDASTLLGDEVVLLVEDHDELRAYSSGILRELGYQVHEAADGASALEVMANIPDIVLLFTDVVLPGGMNGRQLADKVREARPELKVLFTTGYTRNAIVHNGTLDPGVELITKPFSFDDLAVKLRHVLDA; encoded by the coding sequence GTGAACCTGGCCTGGGCCAGCGTCGTCGGCCTGCTGATCGCCGGCGTCCTGCTGGGCTCGCGGGCGGAAATCGCCTACCGCCACCAGGCGCAACGGCAGGCGCAGGTGCAGGCGGAGATCCTGGCGGCCAGCGTCACGGCCGCGCTCGCCTTCGACGACCGGCCCACCATCCGTGAATACGTCGACGCCCTGCGCGTCAATCCGCAGGTGGCGATCGCCGCGGTCTACGACGCCGCCGGCGACCCGGTGGTCACCTACGCCCGCAACGGCTCTCACGCCGCCCCGCCCCGCATCGGGCCGCCCGGGAGCCGCACGACGCAGGGCGTGGTGCGGGTGACCACGCCGGTCACCGAGCACGAGGTCCAGCTCGGCAAGGTCTATGTCGAAACCCTGCCGGAGCCGCTGTCCAGCGTGTTGGCCCGGCATTCCGGGCTCGGCCTGCTGCTGGTCATGGCCTTCCTGCTGCTGGGCCTGATCACCCGCGCCGCCGCCCAACTGCAGCGACGCGCCGAGCAGCTGGCCGACGCCAACGCCCGGCTGCAGGTGGAGATGGCCGAACGCGAGCGCGCCGAAGAGGCGCTGCGCCAGAGCCAGAAGATGGAGTCCCTGGGCCAGCTCACCGGCGGCGTGGCGCACGACTTCAACAACCTGCTGACCGTCATCATGGGCGGGCTGGAAACCATCGGGCGGCATCTGGCGAAGCTGCCGTCGAACGCCGAGAACGCGCGCCTGCACCGCGCCCGCGACATGGCCATGTACGGGGCGGAGCGGGCCGCCACCCTGACCGCGCGCCTGCTGGCCTTCTCGCGCCGCCAGCCCCTGCAGCCGCAGGCGATCGACCCGAACAGGCTGGTCAACGGGATGAGCGAGCTGCTGCAGCGCACCCTGGGCGAGACCGTCACCCTGCAGATCGTGCTGGGCGCGGGCCTCTGGCGCACGCACGCCGACCCCGGCCAGCTGGAGAACGCCGTGCTGAACCTGGCGGTGAACGCCCGCGACGCCATGGAGGGCGGCGGCCGGCTGACCATCGAGACCGCCAACGCCTCGCTGGATTCCGGCTACGTCGAACAGCTGCCGGAAACCCTCGCGGCCGGCCAGTACGTGCTGATCGCGGTGACCGACACCGGGTCCGGCATGGACGAGGAGACCGTGACCCGCGCCTTCGAGCCCTTCTTCACCACCAAGGACGTCGGCAAGGGCACGGGGCTGGGCCTCAGCCAGGTCTACGGCTTCGTCCGCCAGAGCGGCGGCGTCGTGCGGATCTACAGCGAGCCCGGCCAGGGCACGACGGTGAAGATCTACCTGCCGCGGTTCCTGGGGGCCGAACAGGAGATCGCCACGCCGCGGGCGCTCGACGCCTCCACCCTGCTCGGCGACGAGGTGGTGCTGCTGGTCGAGGACCACGACGAGCTGCGGGCCTATTCCAGCGGCATCCTGCGCGAGCTCGGCTATCAAGTGCACGAGGCCGCCGACGGGGCGAGCGCGCTGGAGGTCATGGCCAACATCCCCGACATCGTCCTGCTGTTCACCGACGTGGTGCTGCCGGGCGGCATGAACGGCCGCCAGCTGGCGGACAAGGTGCGCGAGGCGCGGCCGGAGCTGAAGGTGCTGTTCACCACCGGCTACACGCGCAACGCCATCGTCCACAACGGGACCCTGGATCCGGGGGTCGAGCTGATCACCAAGCCGTTCAGCTTCGACGACCTGGCGGTGAAGCTCCGCCACGTGCTCGACGCCTGA
- a CDS encoding MFS transporter has product MQKSLTESDAKRAEPTDGLPAPRRYWSVLTIWLAISMTVLDGSIANVALPTIARELNASAASSIWIVNAYQLAITVCLLPLAALGDRLGYRRVYMVGLTVFTLGSLGCALSHTLAELTAARVLQGLGAAGVLSINSALVRFTYPSRQLGRGIGLNAVVISISAALGPTVASAILAKASWEWLFAINVPIGVVTIAIASQALPRTVGSGRSFDVISAVLNAVTFGFLILGAESLVRDGVGVGLAKLAVGVAAGALLARRELRRPAPLVPFDLLRIPIFGLSIATSIVSFGAQMLAYVALPFYFQGALGRSAVETGLLMTPWPLAVGVAAPIAGRLADRYPAGLLGGIGLAVFGAGLALLSLIHPGASNLDIAWRMAVCGLGFGFFQAPNNRALVASAPLHRSGAAGGMLATARLLGQTAGALATAVFFHLAGTHATTAALSTAAVVAVLAAGVSLLRLRIVPPAPAAQDKQLGEVAAGP; this is encoded by the coding sequence ATGCAGAAATCCCTGACCGAGTCCGACGCCAAGCGCGCGGAGCCGACGGACGGCCTGCCCGCGCCGCGCCGGTACTGGTCGGTGCTGACCATCTGGCTGGCGATATCGATGACCGTGCTGGACGGCTCCATCGCCAATGTGGCGCTGCCGACCATCGCGCGCGAGCTCAACGCCAGCGCCGCGTCCTCGATCTGGATCGTCAACGCCTACCAGCTGGCGATCACCGTCTGCCTGCTGCCGCTGGCGGCGCTGGGCGACCGGCTGGGCTATCGCCGCGTCTACATGGTCGGGCTGACGGTCTTCACCCTCGGTTCGCTCGGCTGCGCGCTCTCCCACACCCTGGCGGAGCTGACCGCGGCGCGGGTGCTGCAGGGCCTCGGCGCGGCCGGGGTGCTGAGCATCAACAGCGCGCTGGTGCGCTTCACCTATCCCAGCCGGCAGCTGGGCCGCGGCATCGGGCTGAACGCGGTGGTGATCTCGATCTCCGCGGCGCTGGGGCCGACCGTCGCCTCCGCCATCCTGGCCAAGGCTTCCTGGGAGTGGCTGTTCGCCATCAACGTGCCGATCGGCGTGGTCACCATCGCCATCGCCAGCCAGGCCCTGCCGCGCACGGTCGGCTCGGGTCGCAGCTTCGACGTGATCTCCGCCGTGCTCAACGCCGTGACCTTCGGATTCCTGATCCTGGGGGCGGAGAGCCTGGTGCGCGACGGCGTCGGCGTCGGCCTGGCGAAGCTGGCGGTGGGCGTGGCGGCGGGCGCGTTGCTGGCGCGGCGCGAACTGCGCAGGCCTGCGCCCCTGGTGCCGTTCGACCTGCTGAGGATCCCGATCTTCGGCCTGTCGATCGCCACCTCGATCGTGTCGTTCGGCGCCCAGATGCTGGCCTATGTGGCGCTGCCCTTCTACTTCCAGGGCGCGCTCGGGCGCAGCGCAGTGGAGACCGGCTTGCTGATGACGCCGTGGCCGCTGGCCGTAGGGGTCGCCGCGCCGATCGCCGGGCGGCTGGCGGACCGCTATCCGGCGGGTCTGCTGGGCGGGATCGGGCTGGCGGTGTTCGGGGCGGGCCTGGCCCTGTTGTCGCTGATCCATCCGGGCGCGTCGAACCTGGACATCGCCTGGCGGATGGCGGTCTGCGGCCTCGGCTTCGGCTTCTTCCAGGCGCCCAACAACCGCGCGCTGGTGGCGTCTGCGCCCCTGCACCGGAGCGGCGCGGCCGGCGGCATGCTGGCCACCGCCCGGCTGCTGGGCCAGACGGCGGGGGCGCTGGCCACGGCGGTCTTCTTCCACCTGGCCGGGACCCACGCGACCACGGCGGCGCTGTCCACGGCGGCGGTCGTCGCGGTGCTGGCCGCGGGGGTCAGCCTGCTGCGCCTGCGGATCGTGCCGCCGGCCCCCGCCGCCCAGGACAAGCAGCTGGGCGAGGTCGCGGCCGGCCCCTAG
- a CDS encoding glutathione S-transferase family protein, whose protein sequence is MKLYTSIGPNPRTVTLFIAEKGLQIPTVEVDLRGGENRREPFLKINPAGQLPALELNDGARITEIIAICEYLEELHPSPPLIGSTPQERAAARMWARRVDLKVCEPMANGFRYAEGLPLFQGRMRCLPEAAPGLKAIARDGLEWLEEQFQGPWIAGERYTLADILLFSFLEFGAVVGQPLDPSFEKLTAWFGRVKARPTISVPA, encoded by the coding sequence ATGAAGCTCTACACCTCGATCGGCCCCAACCCGCGGACGGTGACCCTGTTCATCGCCGAAAAGGGTCTCCAGATCCCCACCGTCGAGGTCGACCTGCGGGGCGGCGAGAACCGGCGCGAGCCCTTCCTGAAGATCAATCCGGCCGGGCAACTGCCGGCGCTGGAGCTCAATGATGGCGCGCGGATCACCGAGATCATCGCCATCTGCGAGTACCTGGAGGAACTGCACCCGAGCCCGCCGCTGATCGGGTCGACCCCGCAGGAGCGGGCCGCCGCGCGCATGTGGGCCCGGCGCGTCGACCTCAAGGTCTGCGAGCCGATGGCCAACGGCTTCCGCTACGCCGAGGGCCTGCCGCTGTTCCAGGGCCGCATGCGCTGCCTGCCGGAGGCCGCGCCGGGGCTGAAGGCGATCGCCCGCGACGGCCTGGAATGGCTGGAAGAGCAGTTCCAGGGACCCTGGATCGCCGGCGAGCGATACACCCTGGCCGACATCCTGCTGTTCAGCTTCCTGGAGTTCGGGGCCGTGGTGGGCCAGCCGCTCGACCCCTCGTTCGAGAAGCTGACGGCCTGGTTCGGACGCGTGAAGGCCCGGCCGACGATCAGCGTGCCGGCCTAG
- a CDS encoding acyloxyacyl hydrolase codes for MKIAVALSAAALALPAPALAGEAFLGAYAHAVDLHVAIDYSDETGAQIVGGYRTDPVAALHLIGRPRLYVLGAANTAGGIDYAAAGLSWRFDLGRRFYVEPGIGGAIHSGDVNFPSPFDPGLSAAEQARRLNHVRNDLDLGSRVLFEPELSLGWRATERLAFEASWIHLSHAQLAGRQNPGLDDVGVRAVYRFGP; via the coding sequence ATGAAGATCGCCGTCGCACTGAGCGCCGCCGCACTCGCCCTGCCCGCCCCGGCGCTGGCCGGCGAGGCCTTCCTGGGCGCCTACGCCCACGCCGTCGACCTGCACGTGGCCATCGACTACTCCGACGAGACCGGGGCGCAGATCGTCGGCGGCTATCGCACCGATCCGGTGGCGGCGTTGCACCTGATCGGCCGCCCGCGCCTCTACGTGCTGGGCGCGGCGAACACCGCCGGCGGCATCGACTACGCCGCCGCCGGCCTGTCCTGGCGCTTCGACCTCGGCCGACGGTTCTATGTCGAGCCGGGCATCGGCGGCGCGATCCATTCCGGCGACGTCAACTTCCCCTCGCCCTTCGATCCGGGCCTCTCCGCGGCCGAGCAGGCGCGGCGGCTCAACCACGTGCGGAACGACCTCGACCTAGGCTCCAGGGTGCTGTTCGAGCCGGAACTGTCGCTGGGGTGGCGGGCCACCGAGCGCCTGGCCTTCGAGGCCTCCTGGATCCACCTCAGCCACGCCCAGCTCGCCGGTCGGCAGAATCCCGGCCTGGACGACGTCGGCGTGCGCGCCGTCTACCGCTTCGGCCCCTAG
- a CDS encoding enoyl-CoA hydratase/isomerase family protein — protein MPETLKLAEAAPGLVIVTLDRPAAANALNTRMGEELLLAWTEIAARPDLRCVVLAAEGRHFCAGADLKERNGMTDEAWAAQHRIFEAMIRAQLAVPVPVIAAVNGAAMGGGCEMTLACDFAYAADTARFGLPEAGLGIMPGLGGTQLLRRAVGERRALELLTTGRPFTAAEALDYGVVNGVAAPEALMATVREVGGRIAANAPLSVRALKHVVREGHSLDLAAAMEMELTAYNRLFKTADRREGVASFNDKRAPAFEGR, from the coding sequence ATGCCCGAAACCCTCAAGCTCGCGGAGGCCGCGCCTGGCCTCGTCATCGTCACCCTCGACCGCCCGGCGGCGGCCAACGCGCTGAACACGCGGATGGGCGAGGAGCTGCTGCTGGCCTGGACCGAGATCGCCGCCCGGCCGGACCTGCGCTGCGTGGTGCTGGCGGCCGAGGGGCGGCACTTCTGCGCCGGTGCGGACCTCAAGGAACGCAACGGCATGACCGACGAGGCCTGGGCCGCCCAGCACCGGATCTTCGAGGCGATGATCCGCGCCCAGCTCGCGGTTCCGGTCCCGGTCATCGCCGCGGTGAACGGCGCGGCCATGGGCGGCGGCTGCGAGATGACGCTGGCCTGCGACTTCGCCTATGCCGCCGACACCGCCCGCTTCGGCCTGCCCGAGGCGGGCCTGGGGATCATGCCGGGCCTGGGCGGGACGCAGCTGCTGCGCCGGGCGGTCGGCGAGCGGCGGGCGCTGGAGCTGCTGACCACCGGCCGGCCGTTCACCGCCGCCGAGGCGCTGGACTATGGGGTCGTCAACGGCGTCGCCGCGCCCGAGGCGCTGATGGCGACCGTCCGCGAAGTGGGCGGCCGGATCGCGGCCAACGCCCCGCTGTCCGTGCGGGCCCTGAAGCACGTGGTCCGCGAAGGCCATTCCCTCGACCTGGCGGCGGCGATGGAGATGGAGCTGACCGCCTACAACCGGCTGTTCAAGACCGCCGACCGGCGGGAGGGCGTGGCCTCCTTCAACGACAAGCGGGCGCCGGCGTTCGAGGGTCGTTAG
- a CDS encoding acyl-CoA dehydrogenase family protein — MSESFPEIREAVRKLCARFPGPYWRALDRERAYPTEFVAALTEAGFLSVLIPEEYGGSGLGLGAAVAILEEVHRSGCNGAACHAQMYTMGTILRHGSPAQKDAYLPKVASGELRLQAFGVTEPDAGTDTTRITTSARREGDTYVVNGRKLWISRAEHSDLMVLLCRTTPREQAAKPSDGMSVLLVDMRTAVGNGLTIRPVRTMLNHATTELAFEDLVVPAENLVGEAGKGFRYILDGMNAERILIAAECIGDARFFIDRASAYAKEREVFGRAIGENQGVQFPIARAYVQMTSASLMVDRAAALFEAGEPCGTEANMAKLTASEASWYAADMCVQTHGGFGFAEEYDIERKFRETRLYQVAPISTNLILSHVATHVLGQPKSF; from the coding sequence ATGAGCGAGAGCTTCCCCGAAATCCGTGAGGCGGTGCGCAAGCTTTGCGCCCGCTTTCCCGGCCCCTACTGGCGCGCGCTCGACCGCGAGCGGGCCTATCCCACCGAGTTCGTGGCGGCGCTGACCGAGGCCGGCTTCCTGTCGGTGCTGATCCCGGAAGAATACGGCGGCTCCGGCCTGGGTCTGGGGGCGGCCGTCGCCATCCTGGAGGAGGTCCACCGCTCCGGCTGCAACGGCGCGGCCTGCCACGCCCAGATGTACACCATGGGCACGATCCTGCGGCACGGCAGCCCGGCCCAGAAGGACGCCTACCTGCCCAAGGTGGCGTCGGGCGAGCTGCGGCTGCAGGCGTTCGGCGTCACCGAGCCGGACGCCGGCACCGACACCACCCGCATCACCACCTCCGCGCGGCGGGAGGGCGACACCTACGTCGTCAACGGCCGCAAGCTGTGGATCTCGCGGGCCGAGCATTCCGACCTGATGGTCCTGCTCTGCCGCACCACGCCGCGCGAGCAGGCGGCCAAACCGTCCGACGGCATGAGCGTGCTGCTGGTGGACATGCGCACCGCGGTCGGGAACGGCCTGACCATCCGCCCGGTGCGGACCATGCTCAACCACGCCACCACCGAGCTCGCCTTCGAGGACCTCGTGGTGCCGGCGGAGAACCTGGTCGGCGAGGCGGGCAAGGGCTTCCGCTACATCCTCGACGGCATGAACGCCGAGCGCATCCTGATCGCCGCCGAGTGCATCGGCGACGCGCGGTTCTTCATCGACCGGGCCAGCGCCTACGCCAAGGAGCGCGAGGTGTTCGGCCGAGCGATCGGCGAGAACCAGGGCGTGCAGTTCCCGATCGCCCGGGCCTATGTCCAGATGACCTCGGCGAGCCTGATGGTCGATCGCGCCGCCGCCCTGTTCGAGGCCGGCGAACCCTGCGGGACCGAGGCCAACATGGCCAAGCTCACGGCCTCCGAAGCCTCCTGGTACGCCGCCGACATGTGCGTCCAGACCCACGGCGGCTTCGGCTTCGCCGAGGAGTACGACATCGAGCGCAAGTTCCGCGAGACCCGGCTCTACCAGGTCGCGCCGATCTCCACGAACCTCATCCTCAGCCATGTGGCCACCCACGTGCTGGGCCAGCCGAAGTCCTTCTGA
- a CDS encoding AMP-binding protein has translation MSQLSYVHGASAKPLLGQTIGACFDEVADAHAERLALIVRHQAIRWSWGELKDRVDALAAGLLALGLAPGDRVGVWAPNCAEWTVTQFATAKVGLILVNINPAYRLTEAEYALNKVGCKALVTAVAHKTSAYLAMLRALAPELATTPPGQLAAARLPDLRLVITLGEDAHAGCLPFAQALAAGGEADRARLMEIGPTLQFDDAINVQFTSGTTGFPKGATLSHHNILNNGYFVGEAIGLQPGEKLCIPVPLYHCFGMVMGNLACLTHAATMVYPSEGFDPLAALEAVEAERCDGLFGVPTMFIAELSHPEFARFDLTSLRTGIMAGSPCPIEVMRQVIDRMHMPQVTIAYGMTETSPVSFQSGVDDALDVRVSTVGRIQPHLEVKIVDAEGRITPRGEPGELCTRGYSVMLGYWDDDAKTRESIDPAGWMHTGDLATLDADGNCNIVGRIKDMVIRGGENVYPREIEEFLYRHPAIQDVQVIGVPDARYGEELCAWIVLKPGQPLEAEAVRDFCRGQIAHYKIPRHIRFVEAFPTTVTGKVQKFAMREAMIAELDLVLEKTA, from the coding sequence ATGAGCCAACTGAGCTATGTGCACGGCGCGAGCGCAAAGCCGCTGCTGGGCCAGACCATCGGCGCCTGCTTCGACGAGGTGGCCGACGCCCACGCCGAACGCCTGGCGCTGATCGTCCGTCACCAGGCGATCCGCTGGAGCTGGGGCGAGCTGAAGGACCGCGTGGACGCCCTGGCCGCCGGCCTGCTGGCGCTGGGGCTGGCGCCCGGCGACCGGGTCGGCGTGTGGGCGCCCAACTGCGCGGAGTGGACGGTGACCCAGTTCGCCACCGCCAAGGTCGGCCTGATCCTGGTCAACATCAACCCGGCCTACCGGCTGACCGAGGCCGAGTACGCGCTGAACAAGGTCGGCTGCAAGGCGCTGGTCACCGCCGTGGCGCACAAGACCAGCGCGTACCTGGCGATGCTGCGCGCGCTGGCGCCGGAGCTCGCCACGACCCCGCCGGGACAGCTCGCCGCCGCGCGCCTGCCCGACCTGCGGCTGGTGATCACCCTGGGCGAGGACGCCCACGCCGGCTGCCTGCCGTTCGCGCAGGCGCTGGCCGCCGGCGGCGAGGCCGACCGCGCTCGCCTCATGGAGATCGGGCCGACCCTGCAGTTCGACGACGCCATCAACGTCCAGTTCACCAGCGGCACCACCGGCTTCCCGAAGGGCGCGACCCTGTCGCACCACAACATCCTCAACAACGGCTACTTCGTCGGCGAGGCCATCGGCCTGCAGCCGGGCGAGAAGCTCTGCATCCCGGTGCCGCTCTACCACTGCTTCGGCATGGTGATGGGCAACCTGGCCTGCCTGACCCACGCCGCGACCATGGTCTATCCCAGCGAGGGCTTCGACCCGCTGGCGGCGCTGGAGGCGGTGGAGGCCGAGCGCTGCGACGGCCTCTTCGGCGTGCCGACCATGTTCATCGCCGAGCTGTCGCATCCGGAGTTCGCGCGGTTCGACCTGACCTCGCTGCGCACCGGGATCATGGCCGGCTCGCCCTGCCCGATCGAGGTCATGCGCCAGGTGATCGACCGCATGCACATGCCGCAGGTGACGATCGCCTACGGCATGACTGAGACCTCGCCGGTGAGCTTCCAGTCGGGCGTGGACGACGCCCTGGACGTTCGCGTCTCGACGGTCGGCCGCATCCAGCCGCACCTGGAGGTGAAGATCGTCGACGCCGAGGGCCGCATCACGCCACGTGGCGAGCCCGGCGAGCTGTGCACGCGGGGCTATTCGGTGATGCTCGGCTACTGGGACGACGACGCCAAGACCCGCGAGTCCATCGACCCGGCCGGCTGGATGCACACCGGCGACCTGGCGACCCTCGACGCCGACGGCAACTGCAACATCGTCGGCCGGATCAAGGACATGGTCATCCGCGGCGGCGAGAACGTCTATCCGCGCGAGATCGAGGAGTTCCTCTACCGCCACCCGGCGATCCAGGACGTGCAGGTGATCGGCGTGCCGGACGCCCGGTACGGCGAGGAGCTCTGCGCCTGGATCGTGCTGAAGCCCGGCCAGCCGCTGGAGGCCGAGGCCGTGCGGGACTTCTGCCGCGGCCAGATCGCCCACTACAAGATTCCAAGGCACATCCGTTTCGTGGAAGCCTTTCCCACCACCGTCACCGGCAAGGTGCAAAAGTTCGCCATGCGCGAGGCGATGATTGCAGAACTTGACCTTGTGCTGGAAAAGACGGCCTAG